The Salmo trutta chromosome 6, fSalTru1.1, whole genome shotgun sequence genome has a window encoding:
- the LOC115196319 gene encoding collagen alpha-1(XVIII) chain isoform X4, producing the protein MPCVDRWSLGLHTCVLLLLVVTWTESQRTAESGVTLLQLIGDLSPDESRAGPGGKPAYYFGGLDGLTAAGQLALAHLPNPFYRDFSLVFQIIPSSPGVLFSITDASQKFMYVGVKLSAPDADGRNQKILFYYTEPDSEASYLAASFTVPSLDLVSWTKFSLSVFNDQVTFFMGCDASGKTVKLERSPDDMELDRGAGIFVGQAGGADPDRFEGAIAELNVVGNPRAAELLCEDDDDSDAASGDFGSGDGDRRETGKTVKTTPPSLRPVPEPPLTSSVSDRLSETGDRNHQTSVESRPGSGGQPGPTGSNREKGDKGEKGSPGDRGPAGSKGDSGSFSSSASSSGGGERGEKGDKGLKGSSGFGYPGSKGDRGVPGPPGPPGLEGPAAQVVRLGDGSVVQPVAGPMGPMGPPGVKGPAGPQGPEGEPGDPGEDGKLGPPGDRGFPGTQGDSGVKGEKGDRGDGHPGPRGPPGPPGPPGPGTIDRATFVDMEGSGGFPDLEKIQTLRGLPGPPGPPGPPGPSTGGVSSHGSGSFGPPGPPGQDGTRGLPGPAGPPGRPGTAGPSSGEKGEAGDLGLPGPSGERGSKGDPGVPGQTGQGGLAGLPGPMGPIGPPGPPGPSYPVRYGDGEGSGVTGVNGVAGVIGIPGPQGPPGFAGLPGRSGLPGLSGEKGSEGARGRDGTPGMDGFPGKLGNKGDRGDRGERGEPGREGGPPGPPGAPGPPGQIIYQNSGSFDGVLGSQGQGGPGIPGRAGFPGPMGPKGDTGEPGQPGYAAKGEKGEPGIIMGPDGRPMYLGGLGSQPGEKGLPGPEGPPGPYGPAGLKGDIGMPGRPGRPGLNGAKGERGDSAGGTGGYGGPPGPPGPPGPPGPAVPLDRFNRYDDVSRLYPDSKGEKGDRGVPGIPGVPGLTSNFDIYTFKEEMKGERGDSGMKGEKGDPTGGYYGGGYGGQGGQPGPPGLPGPKGESIVGPSGPQGPPGNPGRGYEGRQGNPGPPGPPGPSGSSSSPGAYRPTQTISIPGPPGPPGPPGTDGHSSGVMVLRSYDTMTATARRQAEGTLVYLVDQTDFYIRVRDGFRQIQLGPYIALPPEQGNEVAAVDPPPVVYYQPDHPSNTATEQPPRQLDPHQPQTEGQHPVYPDPRYPTHPDPRYPAQPDPRYPAQPDPRYPAQPDPRYPDQPDPRYPDQPDPRYPAQPDPRYPAQPDPRYPAQPDPRYPAQPDPRYPSHSDPRYPSHTDPRYPSYTDRQHNPDPVQPVRPQPAPVPQNPVYSDTRYPVTPQRRPRPPETPSHQHTSGPSIHLVALNAPQGGNMRGIRGADFLCFKQARAIGLKGTFRAFLSSKLQDLYSIVRKSDRDRMPIVNLKDEVLFDSWEAIFSDSEGRVKDNVPIYSFDGKDIFTDGTWPDKMIWHGSTSRGHGQVDNYCETWRVGERTLTGMASSLQGGQLLQQRTSSCHSSYAVLCIENSYIGQFKR; encoded by the exons CAGAGAGTGGTGTGACTCTACTGCAGCTGATTGGAGACCTGTCTCCTGATGAATCCCGGGCCGGTCCGGGGGGGAAACCCGCCTACTACTTCGGAGGGCTGGATGGGCTGACTGCTGCCGGACAGCTGGCCCTGGCCCACCTCCCCAACCCCTTCTACAGAGACTTCTCCCTGGTCTTCCAAATCATCCCCTCCAGCCCCGGGGTCCTCTTCTCCATCACAGACGCCTCCCAGAAGTTCATGTACGTGGGGGTGAAGCTGAGCGCCCCGGACGCTGACGGCAGGAATCAGAAGATTCTGTTCTACTACACAGAGCCCGACTCTGAGGCCTCGTACCTGGCTGCTAGTTTCACCGTGCCCTCCCTGGACCTGGTCTCCTGGACCAAGTTCTCTCTGTCCGTGTTCAATGACCAGGTGACCTTCTTCATGGGGTGCGACGCCTCTGGGAAGACGGTGAAGTTGGAGCGCTCGCCGGATGACATGGAGCTGGACAGGGGGGCGGGCATCTTCGTGGGTCAGGCGGGAGGCGCGGACCCTGACAGGTTCGAG GGGGCGATCGCTGAGCTGAACGTGGTGGGTAACCCTCGAGCAGCTGAGCTACTCTGTGAAGACGATGATGACTCAGACGCT gcctCAGGAGACTTTGGCAGTGGGGATGGGGACAGAAGAGAGACCGGCAAAACTGTAAAG accacccctccatctctccgaCCGGTGCCAGAGCCCCCTCTGACATCATCAGTGAGCGACAGGCTCTCAGAGACAG GTGACAGGAATCATCAGACCTCAGTAGAGTCCAGACCAGGGTCAGGAGGTCAACCAG GCCCTACTGGTTCTaacagagagaagggggacaAAGGGGAGAAGGGCAGTCCAGGGGACAGAGGTCCCGCCGGGTCAAAGGGGGACTCGGGGTCTTTCTCCAGCTCTGCCTCTTCATCAGGCGGAGGAGAACGTGGAGAAAAG GGAGACAAAGGCTTGAAG ggcagtTCTGGTTTTGGTTACCCAGGCTCCAAGGGGGACCGTGGCGTACCTGGTCCCCCTGGCCCTCCTGGCCTTGAGGGGCCAGCTGCCCAGGTTGTGAGGCTAGGGGACGGCTCTGTGGTGCAGCCAGTGGCCGGGCCAATGGGACCGATGGGGCCCCCAGGGGTCAAAGGACCAGCAGGACCCCAGGGACCAGAGGGAGAGCCG GGGGATCCAGGAGAGGATGGCAAATTA GGACCTCCCGGAGACAGAGGGTTCCCAGGAACACAAGGAGACTCAGGGGTCAAAGGAGAAAAG GGGGATCGTGGTGATGGTCACCCAGGACCCAGGGGTCCTCCAGGGCCACCTGGACCCCCGGGCCCAGGGACAATTGACCGCGCT ACATTTGTGGATATGGAAGGCTCAGGAGGATTCCCAGATTTAGAGAAAATACAG ACTCTCCGTGGTCTACCAGGCCCCCCCGGGCCCCCAGGTCCCCCTGGCCCCTCAACCGGTGGTGTCAGCTCCCATGGGTCAGGCTCTTTCGGGCCCCCTGGACCTCCCGGACAGGACGGGACCCGTGGCCTACCA GGGCCCGCTGGTCCACCTGGCAGGCCTGGAACCGCAGGACCCAGTAGCGGAGAGAAG GGAGAAGCTGGTGATCTAGGTCTTCCAGggcccagtggagagagg GGTTCTAAGGGTGACCCTGGAGTGCCTGGTCAGACTGGGCAGGGGGGCTTGGCTGGGCTTCCTGGGCCCATGGGACCGATTGGGCCTCCAGGACCACCCGGACCTTCCTACCCCGTGCGTTAT GGTGACGGGGAGGGTTCCGGAGTGACGGGGGTCAATGGTGTTGCTGGAGTGATAGGGATTCCAGGACCACAG GGTCCGCCCGGATTCGCTGGCCTTCCC GGAAGATCTGGTTTGCCTGGGCTTTCGGGAGAGAAGGGGAGCGAGGGAGCAAGAGGACGGGATGGAACACCAGGGATGGACGGATTCCCAGGAAAATTG GGAAACAAAGGGGataggggagacagaggggaaagG GGTGAGCCAGGACGTGAAGGGGGCCCCCCTGGACCTCCAGGAGCCCCTGGCCCACCGGGACAGATCATCTACCAGAACTCAGGCAGT TTTGATGGAGTTCTTGGGAGTCAAGGACAG GGAGGACCAGGTATTCCCGGCCGGGCAGGATTCCCA GGGCCTATGGGACCAAAGGGAGATACAGGGGAGCCTGGACAGCCAGGATACGCAGCTAAG GGGGAGAAAGGAGAACCTGGTATTATCATGGGGCCTGATGGAAGACCCATGTACCTGGGAGGGCTGGGGTCTCAACCG GGAGAGAAGGGACTCCCGGGACCTGAGGGACCTCCT GGTCCCTATGGTCCAGCTGGTCTAAAGGGAGATATAGGCATGCCAGGTAGACCG GGTCGTCCTGGGTTGAATGGTGccaaaggagagaggggggattcaGCTGGAGGGACTGGAGGATATGGA GGTCCTCCAGGACCACCTGGCCCACCCGGACCCCCCGGGCCAGCAGTACCTCTGGACAGGTTCAAT AGGTATGATGATGTCTCACGGTTATATCCGG ACTCCAAAGGAGAGAAAGGTGACCGTGGAGTACCAGGAATACCTGGGGTACCAG GTCTCACGTCCAACTTTGACATCTACACCTTCAAG gaggagatgaagggagagagaggagactcgGGGATGAAGGGGGAGAAGGGCGATCCAACCGGAGGATATTATGGTGGCGGTTACGGTGGACAGGGTGGTCAACCTGGACCTCCAGGACTTCCA GGACCAAAGGGAGAGTCCATCGTCGGTCCTTCAGGGCCCCAGGGCCCTCCAGGTAACCCAGGAAGAGGGTACGAAGGCAGGCAAGGGAACCCAGGCCCACCGGGGCCCCCCGGACCTTCAGGATCATCCTCCTCACCTGGAGCCTACAGGCCAACACAGA CCATCAGCATCCCTGGACCTCCGGGCCCTCCTGGCCCACCTGGAACTGATGGACACTCCTCTGGG GTGATGGTGCTGAGGTCATATGACACGATGACAGCCACGGCCAGACGACAGGCAGAGGGGACGCTGGTGTATCTGGTCGACCAAACAGACTTTTACATCAGAGTACGAGATGGCTTCCGGCAAATCCAG CTTGGACCATACATAGCTTTACCCCCTGAACAG GGTAATGAGGTAGCAGCTGTCGACCCTCCTCCAGTGGTCTACTACCAGCCAGATCATCCCTCCAACACGGCCACAGAGCAACCCCCCAGACAGCTAGACCCCCACCAGCCACAGACTGAGGGACAACACCCTGTTTACCCCGACCCACGTTACCCGACTCACCCGGATCCACGCTACCCAGCCCAGCCGGATCCACGCTACCCAGCCCAGCCGGATCCACGCTACCCAGCCCAGCCGGATCCACGCTACCCAGACCAGCCGGATCCACGCTACCCAGACCAGCCGGATCCACGCTACCCAGCCCAGCCGGATCCACGCTACCCAGCCCAGCCGGATCCACGCTACCCAGCCCAGCCGGATCCACGCTACCCAGCCCAGCCGGATCCACGCTACCCCTCACATTCAGACCCCAGATACCCCTCACACACTGATCCACGGTACCCCAGTTATACAGACCGCCAGCACAACCCTGACCCTGTTCAGCCGGTCCGGCCCCAGCCAGCCCCTGTCCCACAGAACCCGGTTTACTCAGACACCCGCTACCCGGTAACCCCACAACGCAGACCCAGACCCCCTGAGACCCCCAGCCACCAACACACGTCAGGCCCAAGC ATTCACCTGGTCGCTCTGAACGCCCCCCAGGGGGGTAACATGCGGGGTATCAGAGGGGCAGACTTCCTGTGCTTCAAGCAGGCTCGGGCCATCGGGCTGAAGGGAACCTTCCGGGCTTTCCTCTCCTCCAAGCTCCAGGACCTTTACAGCATCGTCCGCAAGTCAGACAGGGACCGCATGCCCATCGTCAACCTGAAG GACGAGGTCCTGTTTGACAGTTGGGAGGCCATCTTCAGTGACTCAGAGGGCAGAGTGAAGGACAACGTACCCATCTACTCCTTCGATGGCAAAGACATTTTCACAGATGGCACATG GCCAGACAAGATGATATGGCACGGTTCGACCAGCAGGGGGCACGGCCAGGTGGATAACTACTGTGAGACATGGCGTGTAGGGGAGCGGACGCTGACAGGCATGGCCTCCTCTCTACAGGGGGGCCAGCTCCTCCAACAGAGAACCAGCAGCTGTCACAGCTCCTACGCCGTGCTCTGCATCGAGAACAGCTACATCGGACAGTTCAAGAGATAG
- the LOC115196319 gene encoding collagen alpha-1(XVIII) chain isoform X3, which translates to MSKMTLWLGLLLALSAGRLDAWFWNKDPDPTTQAPTKAPTKAPSLGKEGGQPKRAESGVTLLQLIGDLSPDESRAGPGGKPAYYFGGLDGLTAAGQLALAHLPNPFYRDFSLVFQIIPSSPGVLFSITDASQKFMYVGVKLSAPDADGRNQKILFYYTEPDSEASYLAASFTVPSLDLVSWTKFSLSVFNDQVTFFMGCDASGKTVKLERSPDDMELDRGAGIFVGQAGGADPDRFEGAIAELNVVGNPRAAELLCEDDDDSDAASGDFGSGDGDRRETGKTVKTTPPSLRPVPEPPLTSSVSDRLSETGDRNHQTSVESRPGSGGQPGPTGSNREKGDKGEKGSPGDRGPAGSKGDSGSFSSSASSSGGGERGEKGDKGLKGSSGFGYPGSKGDRGVPGPPGPPGLEGPAAQVVRLGDGSVVQPVAGPMGPMGPPGVKGPAGPQGPEGEPGDPGEDGKLGPPGDRGFPGTQGDSGVKGEKGDRGDGHPGPRGPPGPPGPPGPGTIDRATFVDMEGSGGFPDLEKIQTLRGLPGPPGPPGPPGPSTGGVSSHGSGSFGPPGPPGQDGTRGLPGPAGPPGRPGTAGPSSGEKGEAGDLGLPGPSGERGSKGDPGVPGQTGQGGLAGLPGPMGPIGPPGPPGPSYPVRYGDGEGSGVTGVNGVAGVIGIPGPQGPPGFAGLPGRSGLPGLSGEKGSEGARGRDGTPGMDGFPGKLGNKGDRGDRGERGEPGREGGPPGPPGAPGPPGQIIYQNSGSFDGVLGSQGQGGPGIPGRAGFPGPMGPKGDTGEPGQPGYAAKGEKGEPGIIMGPDGRPMYLGGLGSQPGEKGLPGPEGPPGPYGPAGLKGDIGMPGRPGRPGLNGAKGERGDSAGGTGGYGGPPGPPGPPGPPGPAVPLDRFNRYDDVSRLYPDSKGEKGDRGVPGIPGVPGLTSNFDIYTFKEEMKGERGDSGMKGEKGDPTGGYYGGGYGGQGGQPGPPGLPGPKGESIVGPSGPQGPPGNPGRGYEGRQGNPGPPGPPGPSGSSSSPGAYRPTQTISIPGPPGPPGPPGTDGHSSGVMVLRSYDTMTATARRQAEGTLVYLVDQTDFYIRVRDGFRQIQLGPYIALPPEQGNEVAAVDPPPVVYYQPDHPSNTATEQPPRQLDPHQPQTEGQHPVYPDPRYPTHPDPRYPAQPDPRYPAQPDPRYPAQPDPRYPDQPDPRYPDQPDPRYPAQPDPRYPAQPDPRYPAQPDPRYPAQPDPRYPSHSDPRYPSHTDPRYPSYTDRQHNPDPVQPVRPQPAPVPQNPVYSDTRYPVTPQRRPRPPETPSHQHTSGPSIHLVALNAPQGGNMRGIRGADFLCFKQARAIGLKGTFRAFLSSKLQDLYSIVRKSDRDRMPIVNLKDEVLFDSWEAIFSDSEGRVKDNVPIYSFDGKDIFTDGTWPDKMIWHGSTSRGHGQVDNYCETWRVGERTLTGMASSLQGGQLLQQRTSSCHSSYAVLCIENSYIGQFKR; encoded by the exons ATGTCTAAGATGACGTTGTGGTTGGGCCTTCTCCTGGCTCTCAGCGCAGGTCGTCTGGATGCTTGGTTCTGGAACAAGGACCCTGATCCTACTACCCAAGCCCCAACGAAGGCTCCAACGAAGGCTCCGTCGCTGGGCAAGGAAGGAGGACAGCCCAAGAGAG CAGAGAGTGGTGTGACTCTACTGCAGCTGATTGGAGACCTGTCTCCTGATGAATCCCGGGCCGGTCCGGGGGGGAAACCCGCCTACTACTTCGGAGGGCTGGATGGGCTGACTGCTGCCGGACAGCTGGCCCTGGCCCACCTCCCCAACCCCTTCTACAGAGACTTCTCCCTGGTCTTCCAAATCATCCCCTCCAGCCCCGGGGTCCTCTTCTCCATCACAGACGCCTCCCAGAAGTTCATGTACGTGGGGGTGAAGCTGAGCGCCCCGGACGCTGACGGCAGGAATCAGAAGATTCTGTTCTACTACACAGAGCCCGACTCTGAGGCCTCGTACCTGGCTGCTAGTTTCACCGTGCCCTCCCTGGACCTGGTCTCCTGGACCAAGTTCTCTCTGTCCGTGTTCAATGACCAGGTGACCTTCTTCATGGGGTGCGACGCCTCTGGGAAGACGGTGAAGTTGGAGCGCTCGCCGGATGACATGGAGCTGGACAGGGGGGCGGGCATCTTCGTGGGTCAGGCGGGAGGCGCGGACCCTGACAGGTTCGAG GGGGCGATCGCTGAGCTGAACGTGGTGGGTAACCCTCGAGCAGCTGAGCTACTCTGTGAAGACGATGATGACTCAGACGCT gcctCAGGAGACTTTGGCAGTGGGGATGGGGACAGAAGAGAGACCGGCAAAACTGTAAAG accacccctccatctctccgaCCGGTGCCAGAGCCCCCTCTGACATCATCAGTGAGCGACAGGCTCTCAGAGACAG GTGACAGGAATCATCAGACCTCAGTAGAGTCCAGACCAGGGTCAGGAGGTCAACCAG GCCCTACTGGTTCTaacagagagaagggggacaAAGGGGAGAAGGGCAGTCCAGGGGACAGAGGTCCCGCCGGGTCAAAGGGGGACTCGGGGTCTTTCTCCAGCTCTGCCTCTTCATCAGGCGGAGGAGAACGTGGAGAAAAG GGAGACAAAGGCTTGAAG ggcagtTCTGGTTTTGGTTACCCAGGCTCCAAGGGGGACCGTGGCGTACCTGGTCCCCCTGGCCCTCCTGGCCTTGAGGGGCCAGCTGCCCAGGTTGTGAGGCTAGGGGACGGCTCTGTGGTGCAGCCAGTGGCCGGGCCAATGGGACCGATGGGGCCCCCAGGGGTCAAAGGACCAGCAGGACCCCAGGGACCAGAGGGAGAGCCG GGGGATCCAGGAGAGGATGGCAAATTA GGACCTCCCGGAGACAGAGGGTTCCCAGGAACACAAGGAGACTCAGGGGTCAAAGGAGAAAAG GGGGATCGTGGTGATGGTCACCCAGGACCCAGGGGTCCTCCAGGGCCACCTGGACCCCCGGGCCCAGGGACAATTGACCGCGCT ACATTTGTGGATATGGAAGGCTCAGGAGGATTCCCAGATTTAGAGAAAATACAG ACTCTCCGTGGTCTACCAGGCCCCCCCGGGCCCCCAGGTCCCCCTGGCCCCTCAACCGGTGGTGTCAGCTCCCATGGGTCAGGCTCTTTCGGGCCCCCTGGACCTCCCGGACAGGACGGGACCCGTGGCCTACCA GGGCCCGCTGGTCCACCTGGCAGGCCTGGAACCGCAGGACCCAGTAGCGGAGAGAAG GGAGAAGCTGGTGATCTAGGTCTTCCAGggcccagtggagagagg GGTTCTAAGGGTGACCCTGGAGTGCCTGGTCAGACTGGGCAGGGGGGCTTGGCTGGGCTTCCTGGGCCCATGGGACCGATTGGGCCTCCAGGACCACCCGGACCTTCCTACCCCGTGCGTTAT GGTGACGGGGAGGGTTCCGGAGTGACGGGGGTCAATGGTGTTGCTGGAGTGATAGGGATTCCAGGACCACAG GGTCCGCCCGGATTCGCTGGCCTTCCC GGAAGATCTGGTTTGCCTGGGCTTTCGGGAGAGAAGGGGAGCGAGGGAGCAAGAGGACGGGATGGAACACCAGGGATGGACGGATTCCCAGGAAAATTG GGAAACAAAGGGGataggggagacagaggggaaagG GGTGAGCCAGGACGTGAAGGGGGCCCCCCTGGACCTCCAGGAGCCCCTGGCCCACCGGGACAGATCATCTACCAGAACTCAGGCAGT TTTGATGGAGTTCTTGGGAGTCAAGGACAG GGAGGACCAGGTATTCCCGGCCGGGCAGGATTCCCA GGGCCTATGGGACCAAAGGGAGATACAGGGGAGCCTGGACAGCCAGGATACGCAGCTAAG GGGGAGAAAGGAGAACCTGGTATTATCATGGGGCCTGATGGAAGACCCATGTACCTGGGAGGGCTGGGGTCTCAACCG GGAGAGAAGGGACTCCCGGGACCTGAGGGACCTCCT GGTCCCTATGGTCCAGCTGGTCTAAAGGGAGATATAGGCATGCCAGGTAGACCG GGTCGTCCTGGGTTGAATGGTGccaaaggagagaggggggattcaGCTGGAGGGACTGGAGGATATGGA GGTCCTCCAGGACCACCTGGCCCACCCGGACCCCCCGGGCCAGCAGTACCTCTGGACAGGTTCAAT AGGTATGATGATGTCTCACGGTTATATCCGG ACTCCAAAGGAGAGAAAGGTGACCGTGGAGTACCAGGAATACCTGGGGTACCAG GTCTCACGTCCAACTTTGACATCTACACCTTCAAG gaggagatgaagggagagagaggagactcgGGGATGAAGGGGGAGAAGGGCGATCCAACCGGAGGATATTATGGTGGCGGTTACGGTGGACAGGGTGGTCAACCTGGACCTCCAGGACTTCCA GGACCAAAGGGAGAGTCCATCGTCGGTCCTTCAGGGCCCCAGGGCCCTCCAGGTAACCCAGGAAGAGGGTACGAAGGCAGGCAAGGGAACCCAGGCCCACCGGGGCCCCCCGGACCTTCAGGATCATCCTCCTCACCTGGAGCCTACAGGCCAACACAGA CCATCAGCATCCCTGGACCTCCGGGCCCTCCTGGCCCACCTGGAACTGATGGACACTCCTCTGGG GTGATGGTGCTGAGGTCATATGACACGATGACAGCCACGGCCAGACGACAGGCAGAGGGGACGCTGGTGTATCTGGTCGACCAAACAGACTTTTACATCAGAGTACGAGATGGCTTCCGGCAAATCCAG CTTGGACCATACATAGCTTTACCCCCTGAACAG GGTAATGAGGTAGCAGCTGTCGACCCTCCTCCAGTGGTCTACTACCAGCCAGATCATCCCTCCAACACGGCCACAGAGCAACCCCCCAGACAGCTAGACCCCCACCAGCCACAGACTGAGGGACAACACCCTGTTTACCCCGACCCACGTTACCCGACTCACCCGGATCCACGCTACCCAGCCCAGCCGGATCCACGCTACCCAGCCCAGCCGGATCCACGCTACCCAGCCCAGCCGGATCCACGCTACCCAGACCAGCCGGATCCACGCTACCCAGACCAGCCGGATCCACGCTACCCAGCCCAGCCGGATCCACGCTACCCAGCCCAGCCGGATCCACGCTACCCAGCCCAGCCGGATCCACGCTACCCAGCCCAGCCGGATCCACGCTACCCCTCACATTCAGACCCCAGATACCCCTCACACACTGATCCACGGTACCCCAGTTATACAGACCGCCAGCACAACCCTGACCCTGTTCAGCCGGTCCGGCCCCAGCCAGCCCCTGTCCCACAGAACCCGGTTTACTCAGACACCCGCTACCCGGTAACCCCACAACGCAGACCCAGACCCCCTGAGACCCCCAGCCACCAACACACGTCAGGCCCAAGC ATTCACCTGGTCGCTCTGAACGCCCCCCAGGGGGGTAACATGCGGGGTATCAGAGGGGCAGACTTCCTGTGCTTCAAGCAGGCTCGGGCCATCGGGCTGAAGGGAACCTTCCGGGCTTTCCTCTCCTCCAAGCTCCAGGACCTTTACAGCATCGTCCGCAAGTCAGACAGGGACCGCATGCCCATCGTCAACCTGAAG GACGAGGTCCTGTTTGACAGTTGGGAGGCCATCTTCAGTGACTCAGAGGGCAGAGTGAAGGACAACGTACCCATCTACTCCTTCGATGGCAAAGACATTTTCACAGATGGCACATG GCCAGACAAGATGATATGGCACGGTTCGACCAGCAGGGGGCACGGCCAGGTGGATAACTACTGTGAGACATGGCGTGTAGGGGAGCGGACGCTGACAGGCATGGCCTCCTCTCTACAGGGGGGCCAGCTCCTCCAACAGAGAACCAGCAGCTGTCACAGCTCCTACGCCGTGCTCTGCATCGAGAACAGCTACATCGGACAGTTCAAGAGATAG